From the genome of Brevibacterium sp. JSBI002, one region includes:
- a CDS encoding 1-acyl-sn-glycerol-3-phosphate acyltransferase: MIRRLLARAFWSFSKWNLVTEPAPNRPTILVGAPHTSNWDFVVMLAIAWRMRVDVHWLGKHSLFTGWRGPIMRGLGGIPVDRSDPSKIVTEVVDRMRDGEVFALVITPDGTRGGHTHWKSGFHRIAMATGMPVTLGYLDTATRTTGLGPTLEMTGDIAADMDRIREFYADKRGIRPHLQITPRLREEDSAGEDREGEAEPN; the protein is encoded by the coding sequence ATGATCCGACGCCTCCTCGCTCGCGCTTTCTGGTCCTTCAGTAAGTGGAACCTCGTGACCGAGCCCGCTCCGAACCGTCCGACCATCCTCGTCGGCGCTCCGCACACTTCGAACTGGGACTTCGTCGTCATGCTCGCGATCGCGTGGCGCATGCGCGTCGACGTCCATTGGCTGGGTAAGCATTCCCTGTTCACCGGCTGGCGGGGGCCGATCATGCGGGGACTCGGTGGGATTCCCGTCGATCGGTCGGATCCGAGCAAGATCGTCACCGAGGTGGTCGACCGCATGCGAGACGGCGAGGTCTTCGCGCTCGTCATCACCCCGGACGGCACCCGCGGCGGACACACTCATTGGAAATCCGGGTTCCATCGCATCGCGATGGCAACGGGCATGCCCGTAACGTTGGGCTACCTGGATACCGCGACCCGGACGACGGGGCTGGGCCCGACCCTGGAGATGACCGGCGACATCGCCGCGGACATGGATCGGATCCGCGAATTCTACGCCGACAAGCGTGGAATCCGCCCGCACCTGCAGATCACGCCGAGGCTGCGCGAAGAAGACTCCGCCGGTGAAGATCGCGAAGGCGAAGCGGAGCCGAACTGA
- the arfB gene encoding alternative ribosome rescue aminoacyl-tRNA hydrolase ArfB, which translates to MDGDLRVPAGPGIPAGLVIPASDLSEQFSRSSGPGGQHVNSSDSRVQLSLDLASARFLTEVQRERVLSRLAPRLSGTVVTVTSEKQRSQLKNRQDARMRLAQLLREALAPPVQRRATKPSRNSRRRRVRTEQRRSEIKRNRRRPRLD; encoded by the coding sequence ATGGACGGTGATCTGCGCGTCCCCGCCGGGCCGGGTATCCCCGCCGGGCTGGTCATCCCCGCGTCCGACCTGTCCGAACAGTTCTCCCGGTCATCCGGCCCGGGCGGCCAGCACGTCAATAGCTCCGATTCACGGGTGCAACTGAGCCTCGACCTGGCCTCAGCGAGATTCCTCACCGAGGTTCAACGCGAGCGAGTGCTCAGTCGGTTGGCACCACGACTGTCGGGCACCGTGGTGACCGTGACTTCGGAGAAGCAGCGGTCACAGCTGAAGAACCGTCAGGACGCACGCATGCGTCTGGCGCAGCTGCTGCGCGAGGCGTTGGCTCCGCCGGTGCAGAGGCGAGCGACGAAGCCGTCACGCAATTCCCGTCGTCGCCGAGTCCGGACCGAACAGCGGCGGTCGGAGATCAAACGCAACCGTCGCAGGCCCCGTCTCGATTGA
- a CDS encoding sigma factor-like helix-turn-helix DNA-binding protein: protein MRPEERVAFVLHDMFSVPFAEIAAVIGTSEAAAKMAAGWARRKVKDTPPPSGGLSQRRAVVDAFLTAARLGDFDALLHFLDPGLTWHRSNARGHMVRMGANEVLAAIRRGDPDRIEVRKVNVNGEPGLLVLTASGHRLGLMACTEADCRLVGIASITSRKLLERLRLPGQ, encoded by the coding sequence CTGCGCCCGGAGGAGCGAGTCGCGTTCGTCCTCCACGACATGTTCTCAGTGCCCTTTGCCGAAATCGCGGCCGTCATCGGAACCTCGGAAGCTGCCGCGAAGATGGCCGCCGGTTGGGCCCGGCGCAAGGTCAAGGACACACCACCACCGTCCGGAGGACTTTCACAGCGCCGTGCTGTCGTCGACGCATTCCTCACTGCCGCACGGCTTGGAGACTTCGACGCTCTGCTGCACTTTCTCGACCCGGGACTGACGTGGCACCGCAGCAACGCCCGCGGCCACATGGTCCGGATGGGTGCGAACGAGGTGCTCGCAGCGATTCGGCGCGGCGATCCGGACAGGATCGAAGTTCGAAAGGTCAACGTCAACGGCGAGCCGGGTCTGCTCGTTCTGACCGCAAGCGGTCACCGTTTGGGACTCATGGCATGCACCGAGGCAGACTGCAGATTGGTCGGCATCGCCTCGATCACCTCAAGGAAGCTGCTGGAGCGACTGAGACTGCCCGGGCAGTAG
- a CDS encoding winged helix-turn-helix transcriptional regulator, whose translation MPAQPRSGCAINAAVEVLGDNWSLIVLRDIIFGNRRHFRELLTHNDEGIASNMLASRLRKLIDEGLLTKAEAARGQRAQYTLTEAGIQTLPVMVALGTWGMTHRETSPELTIRSRIMADDPRLVAGLVDELRETHLGVPRPNPDEPRSSERLQAAYEAEISGS comes from the coding sequence ATGCCTGCACAGCCGCGTTCAGGATGTGCGATCAATGCCGCCGTCGAGGTCCTCGGCGACAACTGGTCGCTCATCGTCCTGCGGGACATCATCTTCGGCAATCGTCGGCACTTCCGCGAGCTGCTCACCCACAATGATGAGGGCATAGCCTCGAACATGCTCGCCAGTCGTCTGAGGAAGCTCATCGACGAAGGGCTGCTGACAAAGGCGGAAGCCGCACGCGGGCAGCGAGCCCAGTACACCCTCACCGAGGCTGGAATCCAGACTCTGCCGGTCATGGTCGCCCTCGGAACGTGGGGAATGACCCACCGAGAGACCTCGCCGGAGCTGACGATCCGATCCAGAATCATGGCCGATGACCCCCGACTCGTCGCAGGTCTCGTGGATGAGCTTCGGGAGACCCACCTCGGGGTGCCGCGCCCGAATCCTGACGAACCGCGTTCCTCGGAGCGACTGCAGGCCGCCTACGAGGCCGAGATCTCGGGAAGCTGA
- a CDS encoding nucleoside hydrolase — MSSTLPLFLDCDPGIDDAIALAYLCCQDDVDVVGIAASGGNVATAQVVENTRGWLSLAGRSDIPVHAGHSLPLARQVLQMDPQASETATCEAVEYADLTHGETGRGYARLPASSTPVSSATAAQAWVDAAHAHPGQLLGVVIGPATNLALALEIDPDLPSLFKRLFIMGGAFNYRGNTHPTTEWNVTFDPESTAQVLAAFDRTNQEERLAHLPAIAPIEATEAVEMTPERLTTILDGASVDGADDRWQSALAELAEALRFYFEFHESDGLGYLAHIHDPFVLACALFWARQDATTSTGTEPEGSDSDARVAAAPVPVRGAAGALPWASTLWAPVDVELTGTLTRGETVADWLGRWGRPVNAEIIRAIDAPAFLDHLSTTLMKGPPA; from the coding sequence ATGTCATCCACTCTGCCGCTCTTCCTCGACTGCGACCCCGGAATCGACGATGCTATTGCACTGGCCTACCTGTGCTGCCAAGACGATGTCGACGTTGTCGGCATCGCCGCGTCTGGCGGCAACGTCGCCACTGCACAAGTCGTCGAGAACACCCGAGGGTGGTTGTCGCTGGCCGGACGCAGCGACATTCCCGTCCACGCCGGCCACAGTCTTCCGCTGGCACGGCAGGTCCTGCAGATGGATCCGCAGGCATCGGAGACGGCAACGTGCGAAGCCGTGGAGTATGCCGACCTCACCCATGGCGAGACCGGGCGGGGATATGCGCGGCTGCCGGCCTCGAGCACGCCGGTGAGTTCGGCAACGGCGGCTCAGGCTTGGGTTGATGCTGCCCACGCCCATCCCGGACAGCTCCTCGGTGTCGTCATCGGTCCAGCCACGAATCTTGCCCTGGCTCTCGAAATCGACCCGGATCTGCCGAGTCTGTTCAAACGTCTCTTCATCATGGGCGGAGCGTTCAACTACCGGGGCAACACCCACCCGACGACGGAATGGAATGTCACCTTCGACCCTGAGTCCACCGCCCAGGTGCTCGCCGCTTTCGACCGCACCAATCAGGAGGAGAGACTGGCCCACCTTCCGGCCATCGCCCCGATCGAGGCGACTGAAGCCGTTGAGATGACACCCGAGCGTCTTACCACCATCCTTGACGGAGCCTCTGTCGATGGTGCCGATGATCGCTGGCAATCAGCACTCGCAGAACTGGCCGAGGCGCTCCGGTTCTACTTCGAATTCCACGAATCCGATGGACTCGGCTACCTCGCCCACATCCACGATCCCTTCGTCCTTGCCTGCGCTCTGTTCTGGGCTCGACAGGACGCCACAACGTCGACCGGAACAGAGCCCGAAGGATCGGACTCCGACGCCCGGGTAGCGGCCGCCCCGGTGCCCGTGAGAGGAGCTGCGGGGGCCCTGCCATGGGCGTCGACGCTGTGGGCACCTGTCGATGTCGAACTCACGGGTACACTCACACGAGGCGAAACCGTCGCCGACTGGCTGGGGCGGTGGGGCCGTCCAGTGAACGCAGAGATCATCCGCGCCATCGACGCCCCCGCATTCCTCGACCACCTCAGCACCACCCTGATGAAAGGACCACCCGCATGA
- a CDS encoding VOC family protein: MITGLMANIVVASEKEATEWYSRLFESQPDSKPMAGLAQWLFDERFGIQIWEDPQRAGRSNVVLDVDDLDTMAEHLRAAGIDHDEPSPGGGQRILPVTDPDGNQVVFFGE, from the coding sequence ATGATCACCGGACTCATGGCCAATATCGTTGTCGCCAGCGAGAAGGAAGCGACCGAATGGTATTCCCGACTCTTCGAAAGTCAGCCGGACAGCAAGCCGATGGCGGGGCTGGCCCAATGGCTCTTCGACGAGAGGTTCGGAATCCAGATCTGGGAGGACCCGCAGCGAGCCGGACGCTCCAACGTGGTTCTCGACGTGGACGACCTCGACACGATGGCCGAGCATCTGCGAGCGGCCGGAATCGACCATGACGAACCGTCCCCAGGCGGCGGACAGCGCATCCTGCCGGTCACCGACCCGGACGGAAACCAGGTCGTGTTCTTCGGTGAGTGA
- a CDS encoding GNAT family N-acetyltransferase: MNTAESSNRSVNWPRATPIVTDRLPLEPLTVHHASEMVETLSSLDLYTHIGGTSPSLSELERLYALQSAGASPTGDAGWLNWIVRETAESAAVGYVQATVTRAETGYQADIAWVIGVDSQGQGFATEAARAMVDWLADHLVTVLQAAIHPDNAASARIAVCLGLQPTDEIDDGEVIWRAETRTEESPC; the protein is encoded by the coding sequence GTGAACACGGCAGAAAGCTCGAACCGCAGTGTCAATTGGCCACGGGCGACACCCATCGTCACCGACAGGCTGCCGCTTGAGCCGCTCACAGTCCACCATGCGTCGGAGATGGTGGAGACACTGTCCTCACTCGACCTATACACCCATATCGGTGGAACGAGCCCGAGCCTGTCCGAACTCGAACGACTCTATGCACTCCAATCCGCAGGTGCCTCACCGACCGGTGACGCCGGCTGGCTGAACTGGATCGTTCGCGAAACGGCTGAGTCCGCTGCAGTCGGATATGTTCAGGCCACAGTGACAAGAGCCGAAACCGGTTATCAAGCCGACATCGCTTGGGTCATCGGCGTCGACAGCCAAGGGCAGGGATTCGCCACCGAGGCGGCCCGAGCCATGGTCGATTGGCTGGCGGATCATCTCGTGACTGTGTTGCAAGCGGCCATCCACCCTGACAACGCCGCTTCCGCACGAATCGCTGTCTGTCTCGGACTGCAACCGACCGACGAGATCGACGATGGTGAAGTCATCTGGCGCGCAGAGACGAGGACAGAGGAATCACCATGTTGA
- a CDS encoding GNAT family N-acetyltransferase, whose product MLKPTATDLPGIIDTVGSWQREGLPLQVHPGDLGWYQRFGVEALASALRVWTVGDEPAAVGFLDESELIRMAISPDHSDDQALAEAILADLNGDLSELLPAGKGIVEARFGSALQHTLTEAGWGSDEAWTTLHRDLSEPIPSVTQRIETVDPDRADNRIADRIAVESSAFPGSSLTSDRWRSMADGHAYKQAKCLVGFTADGAPAGATTVWSAGPRRPGVIEPLGVHGDHRGHGFGVEMTLAAAAALREMGASSVTVATPTSNTVAVATYRAAGMSILGEVRDFCRP is encoded by the coding sequence ATGTTGAAACCGACTGCGACGGACCTGCCGGGCATCATCGACACCGTCGGGTCCTGGCAGCGCGAAGGACTGCCTCTGCAGGTTCATCCCGGCGACCTGGGCTGGTATCAGCGTTTCGGAGTCGAAGCGCTCGCCTCGGCCCTGCGGGTGTGGACGGTGGGTGACGAACCCGCGGCCGTCGGATTCCTCGACGAATCCGAACTCATCCGAATGGCCATCTCACCCGATCACTCCGATGACCAAGCGCTCGCTGAGGCGATCTTGGCCGACCTCAACGGAGACCTCTCCGAACTGCTGCCGGCAGGGAAGGGCATCGTCGAAGCTCGATTCGGATCCGCCCTGCAACATACCCTCACCGAGGCGGGATGGGGATCTGATGAAGCGTGGACCACGCTTCACCGAGATCTGAGCGAACCGATCCCATCCGTTACCCAGCGGATCGAAACGGTCGACCCCGACAGAGCAGATAACCGTATCGCCGACCGTATCGCGGTCGAATCCTCGGCTTTTCCCGGGTCCTCATTGACTTCGGACCGTTGGCGGTCCATGGCCGACGGTCACGCTTACAAGCAGGCCAAATGTCTCGTCGGATTTACCGCCGACGGCGCTCCAGCCGGTGCCACAACCGTTTGGTCGGCCGGTCCTAGGCGCCCCGGTGTCATCGAACCACTCGGCGTCCACGGCGACCACCGGGGTCACGGATTCGGAGTCGAGATGACACTGGCCGCGGCCGCGGCGCTGAGGGAGATGGGGGCGTCGAGCGTCACCGTTGCCACGCCGACATCGAACACAGTCGCCGTCGCCACTTACCGTGCGGCTGGGATGAGCATCCTCGGCGAAGTCAGGGATTTCTGTCGACCTTGA
- a CDS encoding histidine kinase, with amino-acid sequence MTAHSSPSGQGPTTTVGPGQNRNRTLPLILTLLGTLVVIGTYVAVLLTQPANLGVDLGYTTLWVMLGYLGGGILLAAGTLPLIPRSVLALIPVAIALNVVIGQVIGNYTPVPLYLDSIGTVLIGVLAGPAAGAFTGIVSNLIWGVTLSPSVIAFSSGAAFIGAAAGWAARLGVFRTPWTAVIVGAVAGVPAGAIGAPVAAYVFGGGLGAGTGGVVAILQAAGLEMFNATFAQSMVSDIVDKALIFALAFVVIRSLPKRIIGRYEFATHSRPRTTKTVDPDPAKQAEAAQPAE; translated from the coding sequence ATGACCGCACATTCCAGTCCGTCTGGGCAGGGGCCGACCACCACGGTCGGTCCCGGACAAAATCGCAACCGCACTCTTCCCCTCATCCTCACTCTGCTCGGCACGCTCGTCGTCATAGGCACCTACGTCGCCGTACTCCTCACCCAACCTGCCAACCTCGGCGTCGACCTCGGATACACCACTCTGTGGGTCATGCTCGGCTATCTCGGTGGAGGCATTCTGCTCGCCGCCGGCACCCTCCCGCTCATTCCCCGCAGCGTTCTCGCGCTCATCCCGGTCGCCATCGCCCTCAACGTCGTCATCGGGCAGGTCATCGGCAACTACACACCCGTGCCCCTCTATCTCGACTCCATCGGAACCGTGCTCATCGGCGTTCTCGCCGGTCCCGCAGCAGGTGCCTTCACGGGAATCGTCTCGAACCTCATCTGGGGCGTGACCCTGAGCCCCAGCGTCATCGCCTTCAGCTCCGGGGCCGCCTTCATCGGCGCCGCCGCCGGCTGGGCAGCAAGGCTCGGAGTCTTCCGCACACCCTGGACCGCGGTCATCGTCGGCGCCGTCGCCGGTGTTCCCGCCGGTGCCATCGGAGCACCCGTCGCCGCCTATGTCTTCGGCGGCGGGCTGGGGGCCGGCACCGGGGGAGTCGTTGCGATCCTCCAAGCGGCGGGCCTCGAGATGTTCAACGCCACCTTCGCTCAGAGCATGGTCTCCGACATCGTCGACAAGGCGCTCATCTTCGCCCTCGCCTTCGTCGTCATCCGGTCGCTGCCCAAACGCATCATCGGTCGCTACGAGTTCGCCACTCATAGTCGCCCCCGGACGACGAAGACCGTCGACCCTGATCCAGCCAAACAGGCCGAAGCGGCACAGCCGGCGGAATGA
- a CDS encoding carbohydrate kinase family protein: protein MSILVIGEALIDIVSTPGSPDRYAPGGAPANVALGLGRLDDDVEFLTDVGDDFHGGFLLAHLQESQVAVLASPRGATSTALARLADDGSAEYEFHLRWDPDSSLRTDAPRSVVHFGSIAAFLSPGSAVIDDVLASATGAFGTHPRPLISFDPNIRPSIIGSREDALPRFEKLARRVDVLKLSNVDANWLYPDLDETAQVDRLLSLGANLVAMTRGGEGAIVATASARASVTSRKVEVKDTIGAGDTFMVSLIHDLHAQENAVSDLSAAELAALGDRASALAAITVSREGADLPWAVDLRN, encoded by the coding sequence ATGAGCATTCTCGTCATCGGTGAGGCCCTCATCGACATCGTCAGCACCCCCGGGAGTCCAGACCGATATGCACCGGGTGGAGCTCCAGCCAATGTGGCTCTCGGGCTGGGCCGCCTCGACGACGATGTCGAGTTCCTCACTGATGTCGGCGATGATTTCCACGGTGGGTTCCTTCTCGCTCATCTTCAGGAGTCTCAGGTCGCCGTGCTCGCTTCACCACGTGGCGCCACGTCGACGGCGCTGGCTCGCCTCGCCGATGATGGCTCGGCCGAGTACGAGTTCCACCTGCGGTGGGACCCTGACTCTTCCCTGCGCACGGACGCACCTCGCTCCGTTGTGCATTTCGGCTCGATTGCGGCATTCCTTTCGCCCGGCTCCGCAGTCATCGATGATGTCCTCGCCTCTGCGACAGGGGCTTTCGGTACGCATCCTCGTCCGCTCATCTCCTTCGATCCGAATATCCGACCGTCAATCATCGGCTCCCGCGAAGATGCGCTGCCGCGATTCGAGAAGTTGGCTCGTCGAGTCGACGTTCTCAAACTCAGCAACGTCGATGCGAACTGGCTCTATCCCGATCTCGACGAGACCGCACAGGTCGACCGCCTTCTCAGCCTCGGGGCGAATCTGGTCGCCATGACTCGCGGTGGTGAGGGCGCGATCGTGGCGACCGCCTCGGCGCGGGCATCGGTGACCTCAAGGAAGGTGGAAGTCAAAGACACGATCGGGGCCGGGGATACGTTCATGGTCTCACTCATCCACGACCTGCATGCTCAGGAGAACGCTGTGTCCGATCTCAGCGCGGCAGAACTCGCAGCCCTGGGAGATCGTGCATCGGCGCTTGCGGCGATCACGGTCAGCCGTGAGGGTGCGGATCTGCCGTGGGCCGTGGATCTCAGGAACTGA
- a CDS encoding DUF2695 domain-containing protein codes for MDKNTIDNDVRTIIDEETARVFAPRPGECLACYVFRQLGEFGCNGTHRFAEGFRDRTAPRATALLARLSSMGACCCDCEMFLNAFTFAAKPWITSMPFGEVIGTPFGSEEAIDMRERFGIDEPPSTKLYLCCRLVRRGSTQACGNWARIRRR; via the coding sequence ATGGACAAGAACACCATTGACAACGACGTCAGAACGATCATCGACGAGGAGACCGCCCGTGTCTTCGCTCCGCGCCCCGGCGAATGCCTAGCCTGCTACGTGTTCCGACAACTCGGCGAATTCGGCTGCAACGGCACCCACCGGTTCGCGGAAGGCTTCCGTGACCGTACGGCTCCACGCGCCACGGCTCTGCTCGCGCGGCTGAGCAGCATGGGTGCCTGCTGCTGTGACTGTGAAATGTTCCTCAACGCCTTCACTTTCGCCGCCAAACCGTGGATCACCAGCATGCCGTTCGGGGAGGTCATCGGCACTCCCTTCGGCAGTGAGGAAGCCATCGACATGAGAGAAAGGTTCGGAATCGACGAACCTCCCTCGACGAAGCTCTACCTCTGCTGTCGACTGGTGAGACGGGGATCGACCCAAGCCTGCGGAAACTGGGCCCGCATCCGACGGCGGTGA
- a CDS encoding SDR family oxidoreductase, producing the protein MSDSARVVILGGHGKIALLAAPKLKAAGFAVDSVIRNPDQSSDVEAAGANPVVLDIETADTQALADLFAGAQAVVFSAGAGGGSPERTKAVDLEAAKRSIDAAEQAGVKRFVMVSYASVSVDSDRVDPDSSFYPYVQAKSGADEHLRASSLDFTILGPGGLTLEPSSGKVLVADSAGDLDGQTPADDVRVTSRDLVADVITHVLAESAAVRETVNFYDGQTPIAEAIN; encoded by the coding sequence ATGTCTGATTCAGCTCGTGTCGTCATTCTCGGCGGCCATGGAAAGATCGCACTTCTGGCCGCGCCCAAGCTCAAGGCCGCAGGCTTCGCCGTCGACTCGGTGATCCGCAACCCCGACCAGTCATCCGATGTCGAAGCCGCAGGGGCCAACCCAGTCGTCCTCGACATCGAAACCGCCGACACCCAGGCGCTCGCCGACCTGTTCGCAGGAGCCCAGGCGGTCGTGTTCTCCGCCGGAGCCGGCGGCGGCAGCCCGGAGCGGACGAAGGCCGTCGACCTCGAAGCAGCCAAGCGATCCATCGACGCCGCCGAACAGGCCGGGGTCAAGCGCTTCGTCATGGTCTCTTACGCCAGCGTCTCCGTCGACTCGGACCGCGTCGACCCGGACAGCTCCTTCTACCCCTACGTGCAGGCCAAGAGCGGTGCCGATGAGCACCTGCGAGCCAGCTCGTTGGACTTCACGATCCTCGGACCCGGCGGTCTGACCCTCGAGCCCTCCAGCGGCAAGGTCCTCGTCGCCGATTCGGCCGGTGACCTCGATGGGCAGACGCCGGCTGACGATGTGCGGGTGACCTCACGCGACCTCGTCGCCGACGTCATCACCCACGTCCTCGCTGAGTCCGCTGCGGTACGCGAGACCGTGAACTTCTACGACGGGCAGACCCCCATCGCCGAGGCGATCAACTGA
- a CDS encoding SRPBCC domain-containing protein — protein MSEGASDQGAPVTATISLGADFEHPVSKVWNAFADSDQRVQWGVPEGEKMVCDIDEFRPGGAIRARCGSPGELEFVSTGQYCSLAPGRHIVTTETLTKDDEILSTAIITWTLTAIPTGTRVELVDQVVSFVGRGMIDGHRNGHDICLRQLGDFLSS, from the coding sequence GTGAGTGAGGGAGCATCCGACCAGGGCGCGCCGGTGACCGCTACGATCAGCCTCGGCGCTGATTTCGAGCATCCGGTCTCAAAGGTCTGGAACGCCTTCGCCGATTCGGATCAGCGCGTGCAGTGGGGAGTTCCCGAGGGGGAAAAGATGGTCTGCGACATCGACGAATTCCGTCCGGGCGGAGCGATCCGGGCCCGCTGTGGGTCACCGGGAGAACTCGAGTTCGTCTCCACCGGGCAGTACTGCTCACTTGCGCCGGGACGTCACATCGTCACAACGGAGACTCTTACCAAAGACGATGAGATACTATCGACGGCCATCATCACCTGGACCCTGACCGCTATCCCGACAGGCACCCGGGTCGAGCTCGTCGACCAGGTCGTGTCCTTCGTCGGTCGGGGAATGATCGACGGACACCGCAACGGCCATGACATCTGCCTGCGACAGCTCGGCGACTTCCTCAGTTCCTGA
- a CDS encoding lysophospholipase has translation MALHEITYCSSNDRDTINAWLYTPTTAPNAIVQIIHGLGEHSRRYLHLIATLLDAGFAVVADDHSGHGRTAMQSGIWVDTGDDAARVVVADELTLQRKAREILPGLPYIVFGHSWGSMIARGMASRPEAELTGLALCGIAAQWQGIEHVIDRKDLAEAATGDDRADPVPGHLVDQFFDGFLDRCGPDAGPTAWVALDEAVVADHGRDPFNNFGALMSSRFLQGFVDLYDGANADSWYATIPSGLPVLILAGDQDPVANYGEGAYHVANRLRATGHDDVRTRVFAGVRHEVHNEPTTRPEVEAEIVDFASRVSNRTRPVQTNES, from the coding sequence TTGGCCCTGCACGAAATCACATATTGCTCGAGCAACGACCGCGACACGATCAACGCCTGGCTCTACACTCCGACAACAGCTCCGAACGCCATCGTGCAGATCATCCACGGACTCGGCGAGCATTCCCGTCGCTACCTCCACCTCATTGCGACCTTGCTCGACGCAGGATTCGCCGTCGTCGCCGATGACCATTCCGGTCACGGTCGGACGGCCATGCAGTCGGGAATCTGGGTCGATACAGGTGACGACGCAGCTCGAGTGGTCGTCGCCGACGAACTGACGCTGCAGCGCAAGGCTCGCGAGATCCTCCCCGGCCTGCCCTATATCGTCTTCGGCCACAGTTGGGGGTCGATGATCGCACGGGGAATGGCCTCACGCCCTGAGGCCGAACTCACGGGTCTGGCTCTGTGCGGAATCGCCGCCCAGTGGCAGGGGATCGAACACGTCATCGACCGCAAGGACCTCGCCGAGGCGGCCACCGGCGACGACCGCGCGGACCCCGTGCCGGGCCACCTCGTCGATCAGTTCTTCGATGGGTTCCTCGACCGCTGTGGTCCCGATGCCGGCCCCACCGCCTGGGTCGCCCTCGACGAGGCTGTCGTCGCCGATCATGGGCGGGACCCCTTCAACAACTTCGGCGCCCTGATGAGCTCCCGATTCCTGCAGGGCTTCGTCGACCTCTATGACGGTGCCAATGCCGATTCCTGGTACGCGACGATCCCCAGCGGTCTGCCGGTGCTCATCCTCGCAGGTGATCAGGATCCTGTCGCGAACTACGGCGAAGGCGCCTATCACGTCGCGAACCGCCTCCGCGCGACCGGACACGACGATGTGCGCACCCGCGTCTTCGCCGGAGTCCGCCACGAAGTCCACAACGAACCGACCACCCGCCCCGAGGTCGAGGCGGAGATCGTCGACTTCGCTTCCCGCGTCAGCAACCGGACGAGGCCCGTTCAAACGAACGAGAGCTGA
- a CDS encoding mycothiol transferase: MISIDILTDLSQRPLQAAQALPDLSPEQLNSRLGGHPNSVAWLLWHSGREIDVQLSALTGKPEQWEDFRNRFDLGEIGETFGYGHSPEQAAEIKVDDQQLLVDYLAAALNAFTDYAKTLSEDDFDEVIDRNWTPAVTRGVRMVSIIDDAIQHVAQAAFIAGASV; the protein is encoded by the coding sequence ATGATCAGCATCGACATTCTCACCGACCTGTCCCAGCGCCCTCTCCAGGCAGCACAAGCTCTGCCCGACCTCTCCCCCGAACAGCTCAACAGCCGTCTGGGCGGTCATCCGAATTCCGTCGCCTGGCTGCTGTGGCACAGCGGCCGTGAGATCGACGTGCAGCTCTCAGCCCTCACGGGCAAGCCCGAGCAGTGGGAGGACTTCCGGAACCGGTTCGATCTCGGCGAGATCGGCGAGACCTTCGGCTACGGACACAGTCCCGAACAGGCGGCAGAGATCAAGGTCGACGATCAACAGCTGCTCGTCGACTACCTCGCCGCTGCTCTGAACGCGTTCACCGACTATGCAAAGACGCTTTCCGAGGATGACTTCGACGAAGTCATCGACAGGAACTGGACTCCCGCAGTCACTCGTGGCGTTCGGATGGTCTCGATCATCGACGATGCGATCCAGCATGTCGCGCAGGCGGCGTTCATCGCAGGTGCGTCTGTTTGA